The following is a genomic window from Hyalangium gracile.
CCCTCCCATTCACCTTCCGAGCGCCGCGTCGAAGGTGGCGTGCACCTTTGTCACGAGGTGCTCGAAGCGACCGCAGACGCCGTCGGCGCCGCGCACGCAGAGCAGCGGCACGTCGCCGCGGTGGGTGATGAACTGCCCCGGCTCACGAACCTCGGAGGCGAAGCCGAGCTGGAGCGGCAGGCGCCGGAAGTAGACGCTCCAGGCGCTCGGGGGACAGGTAGCAATCGATTGGAATCGACGCGCAGTCGCCATCCATGTCGGGCGTGCCGGCGGCGTCCTGCTCCAGGACCTCTTCCATCAGCCGCACTTGCTCGCCTGGCTTCATCCGCCGCGCAGCCTAACCCCTTCAGGGGTGGGTCATGCGCCCACCTCCCCGTGGCGCGGGAGCCCCCCTGTCGGCCGGATTTGTAGCGAACTGGTATGACAAGCATACCAGTCGGTGACGTTCTGGTCCGACACGGGCACCTCCATGGGAGGGGGAGGGGGCGGGGACGCAGGGGCGGTGGGCGCGGCTCACACCGGGGGCAGGGAGTCGGTCCGGCGTCGCTGACGGCTCTACGGCCGCAGCGCAGAGACCAGCTCCCCCGCCGCGAGCCGCTGGACGCGCTCCGCCTCCGTGTGACGGAAGCGGAGCGCATAGCCCTCGCTGCCGTCGGGCAGTGACGGCTCGTCCGAGAGGCCCGCGAAGAAGGTGGGCGCACGGCCCAGCTCCAAGCGCGGCGCCTCCCGGGCGTCCTCCAGGTGGCGAAGCCGCCGCAGGAAGCGGCCCGCGTCCTCGTTCGGAGCCCGGGTGAGGACGGCCACCCGTCCATTCCGGCGACGCACGTGCACCGTTCGGGTGCGCGCCGCCGCGTGCAGACAGGCGAGCTCCCAGAGGGTCGGTCTGGCACCCGTGCCGAAGTAGGCCAGCGCGTCCTTGCTGAAGTGGGCCAGCTCGCCGCGAGACACATCCACGCTGTGGTAGGGGTCGTCGGTCGGTACCTTCACATCCACCCAGCACAGCTTGCGCGCCTCGAGATCGATGACGAGCGGCAGGGAGATCTTCGCGCTGCCCTGCAGATCGAAGCGCTGCTCCACCGTGCTCGCGTCGAAGTGGCGGCCGCCGTTTCCGTCGCGCACCATGAAGCCCGCGAAGGCGTCCTCCATGCGGTCGAAGGGCACGCTGTTGAAGGAGAAGACCACCGGCACCGCGTAGCGCACGCCCCTGGCCAGCAGCGCGGAGGTGTGCACGTCCAGGAACTCGGCGCCTCCGATGGGGGCGGGGCCGGAGGTGACGTCTCCGGAGTGCACGGCGCCGCCGCCCGCCAGGCGCAGGTTCGTGTAGTCACACAGGTCCACGAGCCACCACTTCGCGTCGTAGAGCGCCACCGACAGATCGAGGTCCACCCGCCGCTGCTTCGGCTCCGTCCAGTGCACGAAGAAGCGCAGGTGCTCGCCCTGAGGCAGGTCCAGCACGCTGCCGCGCGGCACCGCCACGAGCGCGCGTGACGCGGTCTTCTCCGCCAGGGGGACGAGCAGATCGGAGAGCGCCTCGTCGAGCAGCGCCTGGGGCAGGGCAGGGAGCCGCTCCGCGCGCCGGAGCAGCTCGCGCTCCAGCGGGCCGACGAGCTGGCCGATGGTGTCTCCGGACAGGAGCGGCCGTCGATCCTCGGTGCCCCAGGCGTGGGTGGCCTCCCCCTTGGGGAAGAAGATTCGCCGGGAGAAGGGCGCGTTCCGGCGGCGCAGGTGCGCGGCGGCGGTGAGGAGGAGCGCGGGCGCGGCTCGCGGTGCCACCGCCTCCAGGCTGGCGGCGAGCTCCCGCTCCTGGGAGGCACCGTCGCCCGCGACGAGCGCCGTGCGAGCCACATGGTCCAGCCTGCGCAGCAGCTCCCCCGGGCGCTGCCGCAGCAACCGCAGCGCCCCGCTCACGTCACGCCGGCCCAGCAGCTCCTCCACCCGCGAGCTCCACGAGCGGAAGCGCAGCGTGACGCCTCCCTCCACGGGCCGCGAGAGGAAGTCGTCGGGATGGGCACGGGCCTGGGCCAGCATTGCCTGCCCGAAGTCCGTCTCCGGCACGAGCACCGTGCCGCGCAATGTGGTGAAGGCGAGCGCGACGTTCGGGTGCTGCCGCCAGCGCTCGAAGACGTGGAGCTGCCCCGACATGGCCTTCCAGAGGCCCGGGTAGCGGTGCACGTCCTCGGTGAGGTTCAGCGGCGGGAGCGCCTCCATGGCCTTCAGCACCGCGCGCCGCATGGGGCGGGGAGGGCTCTCGAGGGGCACCCGGACCGTCAGGTCGGGGTTCCCGCCGGCCCATGCGACGAGCACGCGGAGGAAGTCCGTCGCGGTCTTCAGATGCGAGGCGGCTCCGCTCAGCACGTCGGCCGTGGCCTCGGGCTCCTGCCGCAGCAGGCTGCCGAGGACGTGGGCCATCGTCTCCTTCACGGGGATGCGCGCGGGAAGCCAGCCGAGCACCTTCAGCCGGAAGTGGGAGACGAACGTGCTCACCGAGTCGAGCTCGTCCGGACGAAGGACGGTGGCGCGCGAGAGCAGCCGCTGCATCACCTCCCGCGAGGCGGCCTCGAGGTCCGTGCCGAGCGACAGCCGCGTCATGCGTCCCTCGCGGCGCACATAGAGACGCTGGGTGGACGGGTGGGTCACCGGCTGGAAGTAGGGCTGGCCGGCAGTCACGCGCCGGTGGCAGATGGGACACGCCCCGTACTCGCGTGGGTCGAAGCAGCTCTGGCAGACGACGTGGGCGCACGGGTCGAGCGCCTGCACCGCGGTCACGTTCCCACACTGGATGCAGGGATGCTCGGCCTCCTGGAAGAGCCACACCAGCACGCGCTGCATGTAGAACGAGTGGGTGTCCTCCGGGACGCTGTGGGGGAAGTTCGTGAACAGGGGCACGAAGGGCCGGTTCCTGCCCAGGTGCTCCGCGAGCGTGTCGAAGACGAAGCGGCCCACCTGCGCGAGCGTCTCCGGGGTGAGCGCGGCGAGCGCGTCCTGGAGCGGGCCGGACAGCGTGTAGCCCAGCGCGAGCAGGTCCGTCTCGAGCGCGCGCACGCCCTCGCGTCCGCGGAGGGAGGGAGTGCTGGCGGCGCGGGAGGTGGGGACGAAGACGCGAGACGTCTTGCGCAGCAGCAGGGCCGCGGTGGCG
Proteins encoded in this region:
- a CDS encoding MXAN_6230/SCO0854 family RING domain-containing protein encodes the protein MAPPELDVPGAVSATAALLLRKTSRVFVPTSRAASTPSLRGREGVRALETDLLALGYTLSGPLQDALAALTPETLAQVGRFVFDTLAEHLGRNRPFVPLFTNFPHSVPEDTHSFYMQRVLVWLFQEAEHPCIQCGNVTAVQALDPCAHVVCQSCFDPREYGACPICHRRVTAGQPYFQPVTHPSTQRLYVRREGRMTRLSLGTDLEAASREVMQRLLSRATVLRPDELDSVSTFVSHFRLKVLGWLPARIPVKETMAHVLGSLLRQEPEATADVLSGAASHLKTATDFLRVLVAWAGGNPDLTVRVPLESPPRPMRRAVLKAMEALPPLNLTEDVHRYPGLWKAMSGQLHVFERWRQHPNVALAFTTLRGTVLVPETDFGQAMLAQARAHPDDFLSRPVEGGVTLRFRSWSSRVEELLGRRDVSGALRLLRQRPGELLRRLDHVARTALVAGDGASQERELAASLEAVAPRAAPALLLTAAAHLRRRNAPFSRRIFFPKGEATHAWGTEDRRPLLSGDTIGQLVGPLERELLRRAERLPALPQALLDEALSDLLVPLAEKTASRALVAVPRGSVLDLPQGEHLRFFVHWTEPKQRRVDLDLSVALYDAKWWLVDLCDYTNLRLAGGGAVHSGDVTSGPAPIGGAEFLDVHTSALLARGVRYAVPVVFSFNSVPFDRMEDAFAGFMVRDGNGGRHFDASTVEQRFDLQGSAKISLPLVIDLEARKLCWVDVKVPTDDPYHSVDVSRGELAHFSKDALAYFGTGARPTLWELACLHAAARTRTVHVRRRNGRVAVLTRAPNEDAGRFLRRLRHLEDAREAPRLELGRAPTFFAGLSDEPSLPDGSEGYALRFRHTEAERVQRLAAGELVSALRP